A stretch of Gemmatimonadaceae bacterium DNA encodes these proteins:
- a CDS encoding protein kinase has translation MADIPARLAAALAERYRIERELGVGGMATVYLAEDLKHNRKVAIKVLKPDLAAVIGGERFVQEITTTAQLQHPHILPLFDSGTVEGFLYYVMPYVEGETLRSKLDRETQLGIDEAVKIAVEVADALDYAHRHGVVHRDIKPENILLHDGRPMVADFGIALALSAAAGGRMTETGLSLGTPHYMSPEQATAEKTITNRSDIYSLASVLYEMLTGQPPHLGGSAQQIIMKIVTEQAAPVAQMRKAVPANVAAAVARALEKLPADRFDTARAFADALRDPHFSTTEAGAGAVAAANATRWKSVALGAGAVAVILLAAALWGWLRPRSAAPVPPELQLYVQGDSSFAVTNNCCGPSLAISADGQRMVFIAQTGDSTMLYRRDLDDANARPIPGTANGVTPFLSPDGRWVGFMRQGMLMKVDVTNGGAPLTIGPVGAAKVRGASWGDDGYVYFTPELDGPQPIDRVSAEGGDPKVYSRPDTGTEHGRVVPHVLPGSHVLLYATSPKDGGDAGAWVVALDMDRQVVHRLTPGFQPYYSANGYLTYALADGSIMARRFNPKTFALGGSPIRLSDHTLTHNYSEAEYAVANDGTMVIRALGAQQSQLRLYSMQGQLLRAIPGNAARHSPRFSPDGHRVAYTQGDYNIAGTDEEVWVYDIESGVDTRLSDAGDALDPIWSADGRSVRWLDDRNGVRRMMSRPVDQSAPAAPFGDTTFAGVQRHDIGQGVRLGFPSSAGGPIPLSVDSRDGKSTDLWVMDADGTHARPFLQTAAHAEFPAVSPSGKWLAYESDETGRDEIYVEPFPNGGPRYRITTAGGDYPVWATDTALVYENGDYDAVSSSVRFANGDVRAGPPRAIIGSVYDQIVASRSADVSPDGKTLAVIAMPVVSRLLVETNRLQHLGGAGGQP, from the coding sequence GTGGCCGACATCCCCGCCCGCCTGGCCGCGGCCCTCGCCGAGCGGTACCGCATCGAGCGGGAACTCGGCGTGGGCGGCATGGCCACCGTGTATCTGGCCGAGGACCTCAAGCACAACCGCAAGGTCGCGATCAAGGTCCTGAAGCCCGACCTCGCGGCGGTGATCGGGGGCGAGCGGTTCGTGCAGGAGATCACGACCACGGCGCAGCTCCAGCATCCGCACATCCTGCCGCTGTTCGACTCGGGCACCGTCGAGGGCTTCCTGTACTACGTGATGCCGTACGTCGAGGGCGAGACGCTGCGGAGCAAGCTCGATCGCGAAACACAGCTCGGCATCGACGAAGCGGTGAAGATCGCCGTCGAGGTGGCCGACGCGTTGGACTACGCACACCGGCACGGCGTGGTGCACCGCGACATCAAGCCGGAGAACATCCTGCTGCACGACGGCCGCCCGATGGTGGCCGACTTCGGCATCGCGCTGGCGCTCTCCGCCGCGGCCGGCGGGCGGATGACGGAGACGGGCCTCAGTCTGGGCACGCCGCACTACATGAGCCCGGAGCAGGCCACCGCCGAGAAGACCATCACCAACCGCTCGGACATCTACTCGCTGGCCAGCGTGCTGTACGAGATGCTCACCGGGCAGCCGCCGCACCTTGGCGGCTCGGCGCAGCAGATCATCATGAAGATCGTGACCGAACAGGCGGCGCCGGTGGCGCAGATGCGAAAGGCCGTGCCGGCGAACGTGGCGGCGGCCGTGGCCCGGGCGCTCGAGAAGCTGCCCGCCGATCGGTTCGACACGGCCAGGGCCTTTGCCGACGCGCTGCGCGACCCGCACTTCTCCACGACCGAGGCGGGCGCGGGCGCGGTCGCGGCCGCCAACGCCACGCGGTGGAAATCAGTGGCGCTCGGCGCCGGCGCGGTTGCCGTCATCCTGCTGGCCGCGGCGCTGTGGGGATGGCTGCGCCCGCGTTCGGCGGCGCCCGTGCCGCCGGAGCTGCAGCTGTACGTGCAGGGCGATTCCAGCTTCGCGGTCACCAACAACTGCTGCGGGCCGTCGCTCGCCATCTCGGCCGACGGCCAGCGCATGGTGTTCATCGCCCAGACCGGCGACAGCACCATGTTGTACCGTCGCGACCTGGATGACGCCAACGCCCGTCCGATTCCGGGAACGGCTAACGGCGTGACTCCGTTCCTGTCTCCCGACGGGCGCTGGGTGGGGTTCATGCGCCAGGGGATGCTGATGAAGGTGGACGTCACCAACGGCGGCGCGCCGCTGACGATCGGCCCTGTAGGCGCGGCGAAGGTACGCGGCGCGTCGTGGGGAGACGACGGCTACGTGTACTTCACGCCCGAGCTGGACGGCCCGCAGCCCATCGACCGGGTGAGCGCCGAGGGCGGCGATCCGAAGGTCTACTCGCGGCCCGATACCGGCACGGAGCACGGACGCGTCGTGCCCCACGTGCTGCCGGGCAGCCACGTGCTGCTCTACGCCACCTCACCCAAGGACGGCGGCGACGCCGGCGCGTGGGTGGTGGCGCTCGACATGGATCGCCAGGTCGTTCATCGCCTGACGCCGGGATTCCAGCCATACTACTCCGCCAACGGCTATCTCACGTACGCGCTGGCCGACGGCTCGATCATGGCCCGCCGATTCAACCCGAAGACGTTCGCGCTGGGCGGATCGCCGATCCGCCTCAGCGATCACACGCTCACCCACAATTACTCCGAAGCGGAATACGCCGTGGCGAACGACGGCACCATGGTCATCCGGGCCCTCGGCGCGCAGCAGAGCCAGCTGCGGCTGTATTCGATGCAGGGGCAGCTCCTCCGCGCGATCCCCGGCAATGCGGCGCGGCACTCGCCGCGCTTCTCCCCCGATGGCCACCGCGTCGCGTACACGCAGGGGGACTACAACATCGCGGGCACCGACGAAGAAGTGTGGGTGTACGACATCGAGTCGGGCGTGGACACGCGGCTCTCAGACGCCGGAGACGCGCTCGACCCGATCTGGTCGGCCGACGGCCGCAGTGTGCGCTGGCTGGACGACCGGAACGGCGTCCGCCGGATGATGAGCCGCCCCGTGGACCAGAGCGCGCCCGCGGCCCCGTTCGGCGACACGACGTTCGCCGGGGTCCAGCGCCACGATATTGGCCAGGGCGTCCGCCTCGGCTTTCCGTCCAGCGCCGGCGGCCCCATCCCGCTTTCCGTGGACAGCCGGGACGGGAAGTCCACCGACTTGTGGGTCATGGATGCCGACGGCACGCATGCCCGTCCATTCCTGCAGACGGCGGCGCACGCCGAATTCCCGGCCGTGTCTCCGTCCGGAAAGTGGCTGGCGTACGAGTCTGACGAGACGGGACGCGATGAGATCTACGTGGAGCCCTTCCCGAATGGCGGCCCCCGCTACCGCATCACGACTGCAGGCGGAGACTATCCGGTGTGGGCCACGGATACGGCGCTCGTGTACGAGAACGGCGATTACGACGCCGTGAGCTCCAGTGTGCGGTTCGCGAACGGCGACGTGCGCGCCGGGCCGCCGAGGGCGATCATCGGCTCGGTATACGACCAGATCGTCGCGTCGCGGTCCGCGGACGTGAGCCCCGACGGCAAGACGCTGGCCGTGATCGCCATGCCCGTGGTGTCGCGTCTGCTCGTGGAGACGAATCGCCTGCAGCACCTCGGCGGCGCCGGCGGCCAGCCGTAG
- a CDS encoding oligopeptide:H+ symporter translates to MTTDGQAPSRTKGFTTLFLVELWERFGYYGMTAVVVLYMVQQLGYTDDRANLTFGAFAALAYTVPAIGGWIGDKLLGSRRTTVLGAVTLALGYIGLSIPNHPGLLFPALAVVAVGGGIFKANPANMISKLYEGDSAKIDSAFTMYYMAVNLGSAMSQIATPLIAVKVGWHAAFAVCAGGLVVGILNYLVMSRYLRHVGSAPDFQPLNVARLVQVMVGMVIGIGLVTFIIQNRTVARGTVFLGFLTMLAIFWIMGRKGSERERTGLISVLILTGLGMLFFIFYQQMSTSLTLFSLRNVELNLFGYQVPAGQVQALNPIWIFILSPGLAWLYNSLGRGEGGDFHISTKFAMGFAVLALGFFIYGFSGHFAVAGKVSFWFMIIGYAFQSLGELLISGLGLAMVARYVGPSLRGFIMGVWFLATGISQYLGSYVATYASVPQNVTSPVDTLPLYTNLFMKLGIVAVIGTVIAAALIPLMKKLSVVTEGPWEEAA, encoded by the coding sequence ATGACGACGGACGGGCAGGCGCCTTCGCGGACCAAGGGATTCACGACCCTCTTCCTTGTCGAGTTGTGGGAGCGGTTCGGCTACTACGGCATGACGGCCGTCGTCGTGCTCTACATGGTGCAGCAGCTCGGCTACACCGACGACCGCGCCAACCTCACCTTCGGCGCGTTTGCCGCGCTCGCGTACACGGTGCCCGCGATCGGCGGCTGGATCGGCGACAAGCTCCTGGGAAGCCGCCGCACGACGGTCCTCGGGGCGGTAACCCTCGCCCTCGGCTACATCGGCCTCTCGATCCCCAACCACCCGGGTCTGCTGTTCCCGGCGCTGGCCGTGGTGGCGGTGGGCGGCGGCATCTTCAAGGCGAATCCCGCCAACATGATCTCCAAGCTCTACGAGGGCGATTCCGCCAAGATCGACAGCGCCTTCACGATGTACTACATGGCGGTCAACCTGGGTTCGGCCATGTCGCAGATCGCGACGCCGCTCATCGCGGTGAAGGTGGGATGGCATGCGGCGTTCGCGGTCTGCGCGGGCGGGCTCGTGGTCGGCATCCTCAACTACCTCGTGATGAGCCGGTATCTCCGGCACGTCGGCTCGGCGCCCGACTTCCAGCCCCTCAACGTGGCACGCCTCGTCCAGGTCATGGTTGGAATGGTGATCGGCATCGGGCTCGTGACGTTCATCATCCAGAACCGCACCGTGGCGCGCGGCACCGTGTTCCTCGGGTTCCTCACCATGCTCGCCATCTTCTGGATCATGGGGCGCAAGGGGAGTGAGCGCGAGCGGACGGGGCTCATTTCCGTGCTCATCCTCACCGGGCTGGGGATGCTCTTCTTCATCTTCTACCAGCAGATGTCCACGTCGCTCACGCTGTTCTCGCTCCGGAACGTGGAACTGAACCTGTTCGGATACCAGGTTCCCGCGGGGCAGGTGCAGGCGTTGAATCCGATCTGGATCTTCATCCTCAGTCCGGGGCTTGCCTGGCTGTACAACAGCCTGGGCCGGGGCGAGGGCGGCGACTTTCACATCTCCACCAAGTTCGCGATGGGATTTGCCGTGTTGGCGCTCGGGTTCTTCATCTACGGATTCAGCGGGCACTTTGCCGTGGCCGGCAAGGTCTCGTTCTGGTTCATGATCATCGGCTACGCCTTCCAGTCGCTGGGGGAACTCCTCATCAGCGGTCTGGGTCTCGCCATGGTGGCGCGCTACGTGGGCCCGTCGCTCCGCGGATTCATCATGGGCGTCTGGTTCCTGGCCACCGGGATCTCGCAGTACCTGGGCAGCTACGTGGCCACGTACGCGAGCGTACCGCAGAACGTCACCAGCCCGGTGGACACGCTGCCGCTCTATACGAATCTGTTCATGAAGCTCGGGATCGTGGCCGTGATCGGCACCGTGATCGCCGCCGCCCTGATCCCGTTGATGAAGAAGTTGTCGGTGGTGACCGAAGGGCCGTGGGAGGAGGCCGCGTAG
- a CDS encoding protein kinase has protein sequence MSDAAGRLSAALADRYRIERELGQGGMATVYLAEDLKHDRKVAIKVLHPDLAAALGAQRFLSEIKTTANLQHPHILPLHDSGEADGLLFYVMPYVEGESLRDRLNREKPLPIEDAVGIAREVADALDYAHRHGVIHRDIKPENILLHDRRALVADFGIALAVQSASGERMTQTGLSLGTPHYMSPEQAMGEKQIDARSDVYALGAVLYEMLTGDPPFTGSTVQAIVAKVMSAEPEPVTMLRRNTPEPVAYAVHRALEKLPADRFATAQAFADALAAPAGYVGGGSGAARGVARPGGRRARFRDPLVLGLAVAAVVAVAVAGREWAAAHAPVRGDVERFIVDPPANVAAVIQRRSGVNVAISPDGSVIAFCGVGDDGTRRLYIRPLDELTARPLPGTEGAEQPFFSPDGRWIAFWVAGRLLKVGVAGGAPQRIADLPNMTGGTWTRDGTIVAGVSSHLVWFPASDGARQRTAPLDSTRGEVGQYFPTALPDGDHVVYASWDAGGLEVVHLGVLSLSTGRTRRLQVAALNAIGMLDGALVFASESGILSAARMDVAAGTLTGPVVPVVSDVANGNRGGAIAALSNTGTLVYATGTAASEVVLADSTSETPVLPEIREYGFPRYAPDGKRLAIAIGSGATRDVWLYDFASHGLRRLTSGGSINERPEWSPDGSRVLFRSDRGPRSAIWWQPIDESAPATQLVGDPKIPYYEAVMTPDARAIVYQVDTSGGDIGYRMLSGDTTPRLVASSPAQELEPRLSPDGHWLAFLTEESGTAQVVVQPFPGPGPRIPISNNGGSEPVWARDGRHLFYRSSGHFVVITYAATPTFRVVSRGNFMNDRYLATLAPHANYDVSPDGKRLLVLKGDRQRLVVVHNWWAEIHGRVTGDSTR, from the coding sequence ATGAGTGACGCCGCCGGTCGCCTCTCCGCGGCCCTCGCCGACCGCTACCGCATCGAGCGCGAGCTCGGGCAGGGCGGTATGGCGACCGTGTATCTCGCCGAGGACCTCAAGCACGACCGCAAGGTCGCGATCAAGGTCCTGCATCCCGATCTCGCCGCCGCGCTGGGCGCCCAGCGCTTCCTCAGCGAGATCAAGACCACGGCCAATCTCCAGCACCCGCACATCCTCCCCCTGCACGACTCGGGAGAAGCCGACGGACTGTTGTTCTATGTCATGCCGTACGTGGAGGGCGAATCGCTGCGCGATCGGCTCAATCGCGAGAAGCCGCTCCCCATCGAAGACGCCGTGGGCATCGCACGCGAAGTGGCCGACGCCCTCGACTACGCGCACCGGCACGGCGTCATCCACCGCGACATCAAGCCGGAGAACATTCTCCTGCACGACCGGCGCGCCCTCGTGGCCGACTTCGGCATCGCCCTCGCCGTGCAGAGCGCGAGCGGCGAGCGCATGACGCAGACGGGCCTCTCGCTCGGCACGCCGCACTACATGAGCCCCGAGCAGGCGATGGGGGAGAAGCAGATCGACGCGCGCAGCGACGTGTACGCGCTGGGCGCCGTGCTGTACGAGATGCTCACCGGCGATCCGCCGTTCACCGGCTCCACGGTGCAGGCCATCGTGGCCAAGGTGATGAGCGCCGAGCCCGAGCCGGTGACGATGCTGCGCCGGAACACGCCCGAGCCGGTGGCCTACGCGGTGCACAGGGCGCTGGAGAAGCTTCCCGCCGACCGGTTTGCCACGGCGCAGGCGTTCGCCGACGCCCTCGCCGCGCCCGCCGGCTACGTGGGCGGCGGATCCGGCGCGGCACGCGGCGTTGCGCGGCCTGGGGGCCGCCGAGCGCGGTTTCGTGATCCCCTCGTGCTCGGACTCGCGGTGGCGGCCGTCGTCGCCGTCGCAGTCGCCGGGCGGGAATGGGCCGCGGCCCACGCGCCCGTGCGCGGGGACGTCGAGCGATTCATCGTCGACCCGCCGGCCAACGTCGCGGCGGTGATCCAGCGACGATCGGGCGTGAACGTCGCCATATCGCCCGACGGATCGGTGATCGCATTCTGCGGGGTCGGTGACGACGGCACGCGCCGGCTCTACATCCGGCCCCTGGATGAGCTCACCGCCCGCCCGCTGCCCGGAACCGAGGGCGCCGAGCAGCCGTTCTTCTCGCCCGACGGCCGGTGGATCGCGTTCTGGGTGGCCGGCCGGCTGCTCAAGGTGGGGGTGGCGGGCGGCGCTCCGCAGCGCATCGCCGATCTGCCGAACATGACCGGCGGAACGTGGACGCGCGACGGGACCATCGTGGCCGGGGTCTCGAGTCATCTCGTCTGGTTTCCGGCGAGCGACGGCGCCAGGCAGAGGACCGCCCCGCTGGACAGCACACGGGGTGAAGTCGGGCAGTACTTCCCGACCGCGCTCCCCGACGGGGATCATGTCGTGTACGCCAGCTGGGACGCGGGCGGCCTCGAGGTGGTGCACCTCGGCGTGCTGTCGCTCTCCACGGGTCGAACCCGTCGGCTCCAGGTTGCGGCCCTGAACGCGATCGGGATGCTGGACGGCGCGCTCGTCTTCGCCAGTGAGAGCGGCATCCTGTCCGCGGCGCGGATGGACGTGGCCGCCGGGACGCTGACCGGTCCCGTCGTGCCCGTCGTGAGCGACGTGGCGAACGGGAATCGAGGCGGCGCCATCGCCGCGCTCTCCAACACGGGAACGCTCGTGTATGCCACCGGCACGGCCGCCTCGGAAGTCGTGCTCGCCGACTCGACCAGCGAGACGCCGGTCCTTCCGGAGATCCGCGAATACGGGTTCCCGCGATACGCGCCCGACGGCAAGCGGCTGGCCATCGCGATCGGGTCGGGCGCCACGCGGGACGTGTGGCTCTACGACTTCGCGTCACACGGGCTGCGGCGTCTCACGAGCGGCGGGTCGATCAACGAGCGGCCCGAGTGGTCCCCCGACGGGTCGCGCGTGCTCTTCCGCTCCGATCGCGGCCCGCGGTCGGCGATCTGGTGGCAGCCGATCGACGAGAGCGCGCCGGCCACGCAGCTCGTGGGTGACCCGAAGATCCCGTACTACGAAGCGGTGATGACGCCGGACGCGAGAGCGATCGTGTACCAGGTGGACACCTCCGGGGGCGACATCGGCTACCGGATGCTGAGCGGCGACACCACGCCAAGATTGGTCGCGAGCAGCCCCGCCCAGGAGTTGGAGCCCCGCCTATCGCCCGATGGACATTGGCTGGCGTTCCTGACCGAGGAGTCGGGCACCGCGCAGGTGGTGGTTCAACCCTTTCCCGGGCCGGGGCCGCGCATTCCGATTTCGAACAACGGCGGGTCGGAGCCCGTGTGGGCGCGCGACGGCCGGCACCTCTTCTACCGGAGCAGCGGGCATTTCGTGGTGATCACGTATGCGGCCACCCCCACCTTCCGTGTCGTTTCACGGGGCAATTTCATGAACGATCGGTATCTGGCCACCCTCGCGCCGCATGCCAACTACGACGTGTCGCCCGACGGCAAGCGGCTGCTCGTGCTCAAGGGCGACCGACAGCGGTTGGTGGTCGTCCACAACTGGTGGGCGGAGATTCACGGGCGCGTGACGGGAGACTCGACGCGATGA